Proteins from a single region of Labedella gwakjiensis:
- the zwf gene encoding glucose-6-phosphate dehydrogenase: MPPVPITADSNPLRHESDRRLNRIAGPSGLVIFGVTGDLSRKKLMPAVYDLANRGLLPPGFALVGFARRDWEDQDFMEVVHDSVQKYARTEFREEVWEQLAQGIRFVPGEFGDDAAFEHLKRTIEELDSERGTMGNHAFYLSIPPKAFPQVTEQLRRSGLAEQKDGQWRRVVIEKPFGSNLRTARELNAVVESVFPPDSVFRIDHYLGKETVQNILALRFANQLYEPIWNANYVDHVQITMAEDIGVGGRAGYYDGIGAARDVIQNHILQLLALTAMEEPIAFDAAALRAEKEKVLAAVSLPQDLSTATARGQYAGGWQGGERVPGFLDEDGMNPQSTTETFAAMRLDINTRRWSGVPFYLRTGKRLGRRVTEIAVVFKRAPQHLFADSQTSELGQNALVIRVQPDEGVTIRFGSKVPGAGMQVRDVTMDFGYGHAFTEASPEAYERLILDVLLGDPPLFPRHEEVELSWKILDPIEEFWAAQDGPLEQYTPGSWGPSSADALIERDGRTWRRP; this comes from the coding sequence ATGCCTCCTGTCCCTATCACCGCGGACTCGAATCCCCTCCGGCACGAGTCGGATCGCCGACTCAACCGCATCGCCGGCCCCAGCGGTCTCGTCATCTTCGGCGTGACAGGGGACCTGTCACGCAAGAAGCTCATGCCTGCCGTGTACGACCTCGCCAACCGTGGGCTCCTCCCCCCGGGCTTCGCCCTCGTCGGGTTCGCCCGGCGGGACTGGGAAGACCAGGACTTCATGGAGGTCGTCCATGACTCCGTCCAGAAGTACGCCCGGACCGAGTTCCGCGAAGAGGTGTGGGAACAGCTCGCACAGGGAATCCGCTTCGTCCCCGGTGAGTTCGGAGACGACGCGGCGTTCGAGCACCTGAAGCGCACGATCGAGGAGCTCGACTCCGAGCGCGGGACGATGGGCAACCACGCGTTCTACCTGTCGATCCCACCGAAGGCGTTCCCCCAGGTCACCGAGCAGCTCAGGCGGTCGGGACTCGCCGAGCAGAAGGACGGACAGTGGCGACGGGTCGTCATCGAGAAGCCCTTCGGAAGCAACCTCCGCACCGCGCGAGAGCTCAACGCCGTGGTCGAATCGGTGTTCCCCCCGGACAGTGTGTTCCGCATCGACCACTACCTGGGCAAGGAGACAGTCCAGAACATCCTCGCCCTGAGGTTCGCCAACCAGCTGTACGAACCCATCTGGAACGCGAACTACGTCGACCACGTCCAGATCACGATGGCCGAGGACATCGGCGTCGGCGGCCGGGCCGGGTACTACGACGGCATCGGTGCTGCCCGTGACGTCATCCAGAACCACATCCTCCAACTGCTCGCACTCACCGCGATGGAGGAGCCGATCGCGTTCGACGCGGCCGCCCTCCGTGCCGAGAAGGAGAAGGTGCTCGCCGCCGTCTCCCTGCCGCAGGACCTGTCGACGGCTACGGCACGTGGACAGTACGCCGGCGGGTGGCAGGGGGGCGAGCGTGTCCCGGGATTCCTCGACGAAGACGGGATGAACCCGCAGTCGACGACCGAGACGTTCGCGGCCATGCGCCTCGACATCAACACCCGTCGGTGGTCCGGAGTTCCGTTCTACCTCCGCACGGGTAAACGTCTCGGCCGTCGCGTCACGGAGATCGCCGTGGTGTTCAAGCGCGCCCCTCAGCACCTCTTCGCCGACTCCCAGACGTCCGAGCTCGGCCAGAACGCTCTCGTGATCCGCGTCCAGCCGGACGAGGGCGTCACGATCCGCTTCGGGTCGAAGGTGCCGGGCGCCGGTATGCAGGTCCGCGACGTGACGATGGACTTCGGCTACGGCCACGCATTCACCGAGGCGAGCCCGGAAGCGTATGAGAGGCTCATCCTCGACGTGCTCCTCGGCGACCCGCCGCTCTTCCCTCGCCATGAGGAGGTCGAGCTCTCCTGGAAGATCCTCGACCCGATCGAGGAGTTCTGGGCCGCGCAGGACGGCCCGCTCGAACAGTACACACCGGGATCCTGGGGTCCCTCGTCAGCTGACGCCCTCATCGAGCGCGACGGCAGAACCTGGAGACGTCCGTGA
- a CDS encoding COX15/CtaA family protein, with protein sequence MNAPTRTTNRLTEALARFWGWLRIRLAHFWAWLPTSIDRRVRIIVWANFVAQTVIVGTGGAVRLTGAGLGCPTWPRCTADSFVTTPEMGIHGIIEFGNRTLFFAVEIIAILAVLFVIRYRKQRRDLFVLTIIPAASVFLQAIVGGITVLSGLNPYVVGLHFVLSVVLVVLAAVLVYRVYEAPGPRVRVAPSWYAGLAHLTSFFVAVTVVVGILTTGSGPHAGDGGAKRNGLDPELLQHVHSWPAYITLGLTVVLVVGAVRFPPRPRTRTFVLWLLGTEIVQIIVGVTQARLGLPEILVGIHMVLACLLTAAMTAVVLSLKSPIASTVGEAERQPVTGSVAA encoded by the coding sequence ATGAACGCCCCGACCCGCACGACGAACCGTCTCACGGAGGCGCTCGCGCGCTTCTGGGGCTGGCTGCGGATCCGGTTGGCGCACTTTTGGGCCTGGCTGCCGACGAGCATCGATCGCCGGGTCCGCATCATCGTCTGGGCGAACTTCGTCGCTCAGACCGTCATCGTCGGAACGGGCGGCGCCGTCCGCCTCACGGGTGCAGGACTCGGATGCCCCACGTGGCCGCGCTGCACGGCCGACTCCTTCGTGACGACACCCGAGATGGGCATCCACGGCATCATCGAGTTCGGCAACCGCACGCTGTTCTTCGCGGTGGAGATCATCGCGATCCTCGCGGTCCTCTTCGTGATCCGCTACCGGAAACAGCGCCGCGACCTGTTCGTCCTCACGATCATCCCGGCAGCGAGCGTCTTCCTCCAGGCCATCGTTGGCGGCATCACGGTCCTCAGCGGACTCAACCCCTACGTCGTCGGACTCCACTTCGTGCTGAGCGTCGTCCTCGTCGTCCTCGCCGCCGTCCTCGTGTACCGCGTCTACGAGGCGCCGGGACCGCGGGTGCGCGTCGCGCCGTCCTGGTACGCGGGTCTTGCGCATCTCACCTCTTTCTTCGTCGCCGTCACGGTCGTCGTCGGCATCCTCACGACGGGCTCAGGACCGCATGCTGGAGACGGCGGCGCCAAGCGCAACGGGCTCGATCCCGAGCTGCTCCAGCACGTCCACAGCTGGCCTGCCTACATCACACTGGGCCTGACCGTCGTGCTCGTCGTCGGGGCCGTTCGCTTCCCGCCGCGCCCACGGACGCGCACCTTCGTGCTGTGGCTGCTGGGCACTGAGATCGTTCAGATCATCGTCGGAGTCACCCAGGCACGTCTCGGACTCCCCGAGATCCTCGTGGGCATCCACATGGTGCTCGCGTGCCTCCTGACGGCCGCGATGACCGCCGTGGTGCTGTCCCTGAAGAGCCCGATCGCGTCGACGGTCGGCGAGGCCGAGCGCCAGCCCGTCACGGGGTCCGTCGCCGCCTGA
- the sufD gene encoding Fe-S cluster assembly protein SufD — MTTAVPAGTPSQTLETTGQHGFKAHSDGVGRFVPVQTRSERFTSTNVDDFAAVTGREQSWKLTPVDKLGELISGDLDGSAYAVDADSVDGVSVAWADAASTERGLAGIPEERAAANAWSQTADVLRIDVSGEEKKRAVIRRSTLGTTPRAAHTVITAAPFSSGLVILDSAGQAKLTENVEIVVGDGAHLTVVSVQGWDDDALHLAAHFAKIGRDAKLKHVVVSLGGSVVRVNPSTHLASEGGDIEALGLYFSDAGQHLEQQVYVNHDAPHTRSRVTYKGALQGQGARSVWIGDVLIGQKATGTDSYEQNRNLVLTDGTRADSIPNLEIETGDIAGAGHASATGRFDDEQLFYLQARGISEEEARRLVVRGFLTEIVQQIDDAELQERLGTAIEAELAGTTLSAGER; from the coding sequence ATGACGACCGCAGTGCCGGCTGGAACACCCAGCCAGACCCTCGAGACCACCGGCCAACACGGCTTCAAGGCCCACAGCGACGGCGTGGGGCGCTTCGTCCCCGTCCAGACGCGATCGGAGCGCTTCACGTCGACGAACGTCGACGACTTCGCCGCCGTCACGGGACGCGAGCAGTCCTGGAAGCTCACCCCCGTCGACAAGCTCGGAGAGCTCATCTCCGGCGACCTCGACGGCTCGGCGTACGCCGTCGACGCCGATTCCGTCGACGGAGTCTCCGTCGCGTGGGCCGACGCGGCGAGCACCGAGCGCGGGCTCGCCGGCATCCCGGAGGAGCGAGCGGCGGCGAACGCCTGGTCGCAGACAGCCGATGTGCTGCGCATCGATGTCTCCGGAGAAGAGAAGAAGCGCGCAGTGATCCGCCGCTCGACGCTCGGCACGACGCCGCGCGCCGCGCACACGGTGATCACAGCCGCGCCCTTCAGCTCCGGACTCGTGATCCTCGACAGCGCCGGTCAGGCGAAGCTCACGGAGAACGTCGAGATCGTCGTCGGCGACGGCGCCCACCTCACCGTCGTGAGCGTGCAGGGCTGGGACGACGACGCTCTCCACCTCGCCGCGCACTTCGCGAAGATCGGGCGCGACGCCAAGCTCAAGCACGTCGTCGTGTCGCTCGGCGGCTCCGTCGTGCGCGTGAACCCGTCGACGCACCTCGCGTCGGAGGGCGGCGACATCGAGGCGCTCGGGCTCTACTTCTCTGACGCCGGCCAGCACCTCGAGCAGCAGGTCTACGTCAACCACGACGCTCCGCACACCCGCAGCCGCGTGACCTACAAGGGTGCACTGCAAGGGCAGGGGGCCCGCTCCGTCTGGATCGGCGACGTGCTCATCGGGCAGAAGGCCACGGGCACCGACTCGTACGAGCAGAACCGCAACCTCGTCCTCACGGACGGCACCCGCGCCGACTCGATCCCGAACCTCGAGATCGAGACCGGTGACATCGCGGGAGCAGGGCACGCGAGCGCGACCGGCCGTTTCGACGACGAGCAGCTGTTCTACCTGCAGGCTCGTGGGATCTCGGAGGAGGAGGCTCGACGCCTCGTCGTGCGCGGGTTCCTCACCGAGATCGTGCAGCAGATCGACGACGCCGAGCTCCAGGAACGCCTGGGCACGGCCATCGAGGCCGAGCTCGCCGGAACCACCCTGTCAGCGGGTGAGCGCTGA
- the sufB gene encoding Fe-S cluster assembly protein SufB produces MSDVLIDRPELESLGVYEFGWSDSDVAGASARRGVSPEVVADISRLKDEPEWMLKRRMRGLDLFGRKPMPTWGADLSDIDFDNIKYFVRSTERQAATWEELPDDIKNTYERLGIPEAERQRLVAGVAAQYESEVVYHQINEELERQGVIFMDTDTALKEHPEFFEEYFGTVIPAGDNKFAALNTAVWSGGSFVYVPPGVHVEIPLQAYFRINTENMGQFERTLIIADEGSYVHYIEGCTAPIYKSDSLHSAVVEIIVKKNARVRYTTIQNWSNNVYNLVTKRAIAQEGATMEWIDGNIGSKVTMKYPSIYLTGEHAKGETLSVAFAGPGQHQDAGAKMIHMAPYTQSSIVSKSIARGGGRAGYRGEVRVDANAHHSANTVRCDALLVDSISRSDTYPAIDIRVDDVQLGHEATVSRVSEEQLFYLMSRGMPEDEAMAMIVRGFIEPIARELPMEYALELNKLIEMGMEGSVG; encoded by the coding sequence ATGTCGGACGTCCTGATCGATCGCCCAGAGCTCGAGAGCCTCGGCGTGTACGAATTCGGCTGGTCGGACTCCGACGTCGCGGGGGCTTCCGCGCGCCGTGGAGTGTCGCCGGAGGTCGTCGCGGACATCTCGCGACTGAAGGACGAGCCGGAGTGGATGCTCAAGCGCCGCATGCGCGGGCTCGACCTCTTCGGTCGTAAGCCGATGCCCACGTGGGGCGCAGACCTCTCGGACATCGACTTCGACAACATCAAGTACTTCGTCCGGTCGACGGAGCGCCAGGCCGCGACGTGGGAAGAGCTTCCCGACGACATCAAGAACACGTACGAGCGCCTCGGCATCCCGGAGGCGGAGCGCCAGCGCCTCGTCGCCGGAGTCGCGGCCCAGTACGAGTCCGAGGTGGTCTACCACCAGATCAACGAGGAGCTCGAGCGCCAGGGTGTCATCTTCATGGACACCGACACGGCGCTGAAGGAGCACCCCGAGTTCTTCGAGGAGTACTTCGGCACGGTCATCCCCGCCGGCGACAACAAGTTCGCGGCGCTCAACACGGCCGTGTGGTCGGGCGGCTCGTTCGTCTACGTCCCCCCGGGCGTCCACGTCGAGATCCCGCTCCAGGCGTACTTCCGCATCAACACGGAGAACATGGGCCAGTTCGAGAGAACGCTCATCATCGCCGACGAGGGCAGCTACGTCCACTACATCGAGGGCTGCACCGCCCCGATCTATAAGTCGGACTCGCTGCACTCCGCCGTGGTCGAGATCATCGTGAAGAAGAACGCCCGCGTTCGCTACACGACGATCCAGAACTGGTCGAACAACGTCTACAACCTCGTCACCAAGCGTGCGATCGCCCAGGAGGGCGCGACGATGGAGTGGATCGACGGCAACATCGGGTCCAAGGTCACGATGAAGTACCCGTCCATCTACCTCACCGGTGAGCACGCGAAGGGCGAGACGCTCTCCGTCGCGTTCGCCGGCCCGGGCCAGCACCAGGACGCCGGGGCCAAGATGATCCACATGGCGCCGTACACGCAGTCGTCGATCGTCTCCAAGTCGATCGCGCGCGGCGGCGGACGTGCCGGATACCGCGGAGAGGTCAGGGTGGACGCCAACGCGCACCACTCGGCCAACACGGTCCGATGCGACGCCCTGCTCGTGGACTCGATCTCGCGCAGCGACACCTACCCGGCGATCGACATCCGCGTCGACGACGTGCAGCTCGGCCACGAGGCGACAGTGTCCCGCGTGAGCGAGGAGCAGCTCTTCTACCTCATGTCCCGCGGAATGCCGGAGGACGAGGCCATGGCCATGATCGTGCGCGGGTTCATCGAGCCCATCGCGCGAGAGCTCCCCATGGAATACGCGCTCGAACTCAACAAGCTCATCGAAATGGGCATGGAAGGATCCGTCGGCTAG
- a CDS encoding heme o synthase produces the protein MKAAVEERVVSERIGFRRKAKAYVALTKPRVMELLLVTTIPVMILAEGGLPDLWLVIATVLGGAMSAGSAASFNMYIDRDIDKVMKRTSKRPLVTGDLTPREALVFSWILAVVSTAWLLAFTNLLAAALSVAAIAFYVFVYTLWLKRRTSQNIIWGGIAGCFPVLIGWAAVTNSLTWAPFILFSVVFLWTPPHYWPLSMKYREDYKSVGVPMLGVVRGRAQVGLQVILYTWATVACSLLLIPAAGMGVVYTVTALGAGVWFIYETHRLYNLAIRHETVSPMRVFHGSISYLTILFLAIAIDPLLPF, from the coding sequence ATGAAGGCAGCCGTAGAAGAACGCGTCGTATCCGAGAGGATCGGCTTCCGTCGAAAGGCGAAGGCCTACGTCGCCCTCACCAAGCCTCGTGTGATGGAGCTGTTGCTCGTCACGACGATCCCGGTCATGATCCTCGCCGAGGGCGGCCTGCCCGACCTCTGGCTCGTGATCGCGACCGTTCTCGGTGGCGCGATGAGCGCCGGGTCCGCTGCGTCCTTCAACATGTACATCGACCGCGATATCGACAAGGTCATGAAGCGGACGAGCAAGCGGCCGCTCGTGACGGGTGACCTCACCCCGAGGGAAGCGCTGGTGTTCTCCTGGATACTCGCGGTCGTCTCGACGGCCTGGCTCCTCGCCTTCACGAACCTCCTCGCCGCCGCGCTGTCGGTCGCGGCGATCGCGTTCTACGTCTTCGTGTACACGCTGTGGCTGAAGCGACGCACGTCTCAGAACATCATCTGGGGCGGGATCGCCGGGTGCTTCCCCGTCCTCATCGGCTGGGCAGCCGTGACGAACTCGCTCACCTGGGCGCCGTTCATCCTCTTCAGCGTCGTCTTCCTCTGGACGCCTCCGCACTACTGGCCCCTGTCGATGAAGTACCGCGAGGACTACAAGTCGGTCGGCGTCCCCATGCTCGGCGTGGTCCGCGGGCGTGCTCAGGTCGGTCTGCAGGTCATCCTCTACACGTGGGCGACGGTCGCGTGCTCGCTCCTGCTCATCCCGGCAGCCGGGATGGGGGTCGTCTACACGGTCACCGCTCTTGGAGCCGGCGTCTGGTTCATCTATGAGACCCACCGTCTCTACAACCTGGCGATCCGGCACGAGACCGTGTCGCCGATGCGCGTGTTCCACGGGTCCATCAGCTACCTGACGATCCTGTTCCTCGCCATCGCGATCGACCCGCTGCTGCCCTTCTAA
- a CDS encoding glucose-6-phosphate isomerase, whose amino-acid sequence MSFKIQVSGAAAEAVATAVPTLVADLVASGITGQNPDLWGPDAVEESSKRLGWVEAASISRPLVAEIAELREQLAARGVTRIVLAGMGGSSLAPEVITQTVGAELTVLDSTAPGQVRAALADRLAETAIVVSSKSGSTVETDSQRRIYEEAFRAAGIDPAERIIVVTDPGSPLESSARDAGYRVFLADPNVGGRYSALTAFGLVPSGLAGVDVGELLDEAQAISVELAVDSEQNPGLILGAAIAATSPRRDKLAIVADGTHIVGFPDWAEQLIAESTGKLGTGILPVVLEPLATEITAGYSDVQVVRIVDDADSHGHLFSGDDHHGEIHVSGTLGAQMLVWEYATAVAGRLLAINPFDQPDVESAKVATRGLLDATPEPTAPAFVDGGVEVRATDGLVDGQSTVRGAIDALLAALGEDGYVSIQAYVDRVATPQLDGIRDLLAARAGRPVTFGWGPRFLHSTGQYHKGGPATGVFLQITENTTEDLPVPGRPFTLGQLIRAQAAGDASVLADHGRPVLTLTLAAGADITALFEAAN is encoded by the coding sequence GTGAGCTTCAAGATCCAGGTGAGCGGAGCGGCCGCCGAGGCCGTCGCCACTGCGGTCCCGACTCTCGTCGCCGATCTCGTCGCGTCCGGCATCACCGGGCAGAACCCCGACCTCTGGGGTCCAGACGCCGTCGAGGAATCCTCGAAGCGTCTCGGTTGGGTCGAGGCCGCGAGCATCTCGCGCCCCCTCGTGGCCGAGATCGCCGAGCTGCGCGAGCAGCTCGCCGCTCGCGGCGTCACCCGCATCGTGCTCGCAGGCATGGGCGGGTCGTCGCTCGCTCCCGAGGTCATCACGCAGACCGTCGGCGCGGAGCTCACCGTCCTCGACTCCACGGCGCCCGGTCAGGTGCGCGCGGCCCTCGCCGACCGCCTCGCGGAGACGGCCATCGTCGTCTCCTCGAAGTCGGGCTCGACGGTCGAGACCGACAGCCAGCGTCGTATCTACGAGGAGGCGTTCCGCGCCGCGGGCATCGACCCCGCGGAACGCATCATCGTGGTCACCGACCCCGGCTCGCCCCTCGAGTCGTCGGCCCGCGACGCCGGCTACCGCGTGTTCCTCGCGGATCCGAACGTCGGAGGCCGCTACTCGGCGCTCACCGCATTCGGCCTCGTCCCGAGCGGACTCGCGGGCGTCGACGTCGGAGAGCTCCTCGACGAAGCGCAGGCCATCTCCGTCGAGCTCGCCGTCGACAGCGAGCAGAACCCCGGGCTCATTCTCGGCGCGGCGATCGCCGCGACGTCCCCACGGCGCGACAAGCTCGCGATCGTGGCCGACGGCACCCACATCGTCGGATTCCCCGACTGGGCCGAGCAGCTCATCGCGGAATCCACGGGGAAGCTCGGTACGGGAATCCTGCCGGTGGTCCTCGAGCCTCTCGCGACGGAGATCACCGCCGGATACTCCGACGTCCAGGTCGTCCGCATCGTCGACGACGCCGATTCCCACGGACACCTGTTCTCCGGGGACGACCACCACGGCGAGATCCACGTGAGCGGGACGTTGGGCGCGCAGATGCTCGTCTGGGAGTACGCCACGGCGGTCGCCGGGCGACTCCTCGCGATCAACCCGTTCGATCAGCCCGACGTGGAGTCGGCGAAGGTCGCGACGCGTGGCCTGCTCGACGCCACCCCGGAGCCCACAGCTCCGGCATTCGTCGACGGCGGCGTCGAGGTGCGAGCGACGGACGGGCTCGTCGATGGTCAGTCGACCGTCCGCGGCGCGATCGACGCGCTCCTCGCGGCGCTGGGCGAGGACGGCTACGTATCGATCCAGGCCTACGTCGACCGGGTGGCGACGCCGCAGCTCGATGGCATCCGCGACCTGCTCGCCGCCCGAGCGGGCCGCCCCGTCACCTTCGGATGGGGGCCGCGATTCCTGCACTCGACCGGCCAGTACCACAAGGGTGGACCGGCCACCGGTGTGTTCCTGCAGATCACCGAGAACACGACGGAGGACCTCCCGGTCCCCGGTCGGCCGTTCACGCTCGGTCAGCTCATCCGCGCCCAGGCTGCCGGTGACGCGAGCGTGCTCGCCGACCACGGCCGTCCCGTGCTCACGCTGACCCTCGCCGCAGGCGCCGACATCACCGCGCTCTTCGAAGCCGCAAACTGA
- the tkt gene encoding transketolase, whose translation MAVLEWDGVDAKAVDTARILAADAVEKVGNGHPGTAMSLAPAAYLLFQKVMRRDPRDQDWLGRDRFILSAGHSSLTQYVQLYLGGYGLELDDLKALRTWGSKTPGHPEYGHTDGVEITTGPLGQGLASSVGFAYAARYERGLFDPEAPQGESPFDHFVYVIASDGDIEEGITSEASSLAGHQQLGNLVVIYDANQISIEDDTDVAFTEDVAARYEAYHWHVQTVDWKKTGDYVEDVQELFDAIEAAKAETTKPSLIVLKTIIGWPSPTKQNTGKIHGSALGGDELAGVKKVLGFDPEKTFEVSDEVIERTRGAVERGEADRAEWQKSFDAWAEANPERKQLLDRLLTGELPEGVEDALPVFEANTVVSTRKASGKVLSALGEVVPELWGGSADLAESNNTTIEGATSFIPASRSTEMWTGDPYGRVLHFGIREHAMGAILNGIVLHGPTRAFGGTFLIFSDYMRPAVRIAALMQIPSIYVWTHDSVALGEDGPTHQPIEQLSTLRAIPNLAVVRPGDANEVSYAWLEILKRRGGPAGIALTRQDIPVFERGDGDASGDTFASAKNVAKGAYVLAESPTGTTDVIFLATGSELQIAVDARSTLAEEGIGARVVSVPSLEWFEEQDEAYRESVLPSSVTARVSIEAGLALSWRHIVGDAGRSVSIEHFGASADYKTLFKKFGMTTEAAVAAAKESLGH comes from the coding sequence GTGGCAGTTCTCGAATGGGACGGAGTCGACGCGAAGGCCGTCGACACGGCGCGAATCCTCGCAGCCGACGCGGTGGAGAAGGTCGGGAACGGCCATCCGGGTACCGCGATGAGCCTTGCGCCCGCCGCCTACCTCCTCTTCCAGAAGGTCATGCGCCGCGACCCGCGCGATCAGGACTGGCTCGGCCGCGACCGCTTCATCCTCTCGGCCGGCCACAGCTCGCTGACCCAGTACGTCCAGCTCTACCTCGGCGGCTACGGTCTCGAGCTCGACGACCTCAAGGCGCTGCGCACGTGGGGATCCAAGACCCCGGGGCACCCCGAGTACGGCCACACGGATGGCGTCGAGATCACAACGGGACCGCTCGGTCAGGGCCTCGCCTCGTCCGTCGGTTTCGCATACGCCGCCCGCTACGAGCGCGGCCTGTTCGATCCTGAGGCGCCGCAGGGCGAGAGCCCCTTCGACCACTTCGTCTACGTCATCGCAAGCGACGGCGACATCGAGGAGGGAATCACGAGTGAGGCGTCCTCGCTCGCCGGCCACCAGCAGCTCGGCAACCTCGTCGTCATCTACGACGCGAACCAGATCTCGATCGAGGACGACACCGACGTCGCCTTCACCGAGGACGTCGCGGCCCGCTACGAGGCCTACCACTGGCACGTGCAGACAGTCGACTGGAAGAAGACGGGCGACTACGTCGAGGACGTGCAGGAGCTCTTCGACGCGATCGAGGCCGCCAAGGCCGAGACGACGAAGCCTTCGCTCATCGTCCTCAAGACGATCATCGGTTGGCCGAGCCCGACCAAGCAGAACACGGGAAAGATCCACGGTTCGGCCCTCGGCGGCGACGAGCTCGCCGGCGTCAAGAAGGTCCTCGGCTTCGATCCCGAGAAGACCTTCGAGGTCTCCGACGAGGTCATCGAGCGCACCCGCGGCGCCGTCGAGCGCGGAGAGGCCGATCGGGCGGAGTGGCAGAAGTCGTTCGACGCGTGGGCCGAGGCCAACCCGGAGCGCAAGCAGCTCCTCGACCGCCTGCTCACCGGCGAGCTGCCAGAAGGGGTCGAGGATGCTCTCCCCGTCTTCGAGGCGAACACGGTGGTGTCCACGCGCAAGGCGTCCGGCAAGGTCCTGTCGGCGCTCGGCGAGGTCGTCCCCGAACTGTGGGGCGGTTCGGCCGACCTCGCGGAGTCGAACAACACGACCATCGAGGGCGCCACGTCCTTCATCCCCGCGAGCCGTTCGACGGAGATGTGGACGGGCGACCCCTACGGTCGCGTCCTCCACTTCGGCATCCGCGAGCACGCGATGGGCGCGATCCTCAACGGCATCGTCCTCCACGGTCCGACGCGCGCCTTCGGCGGCACCTTCCTGATCTTCAGCGACTACATGCGGCCGGCCGTCCGGATCGCGGCCCTCATGCAGATCCCGTCGATCTACGTCTGGACGCACGACTCGGTCGCCCTCGGAGAGGACGGACCGACGCACCAGCCGATCGAGCAGCTGTCGACGCTCCGTGCCATCCCGAACCTCGCTGTCGTCCGCCCCGGCGACGCCAACGAGGTCTCCTACGCGTGGCTCGAGATCCTCAAGCGTCGGGGCGGGCCTGCCGGTATCGCCCTCACGCGCCAGGACATCCCGGTGTTCGAGCGCGGAGACGGCGACGCGAGCGGCGACACCTTCGCGTCGGCGAAGAACGTCGCGAAGGGCGCGTACGTCCTGGCCGAGTCCCCCACGGGAACGACCGACGTGATCTTCCTCGCGACAGGCTCCGAGCTGCAGATCGCAGTGGACGCCCGTTCGACCCTCGCCGAGGAGGGCATCGGCGCTCGTGTGGTGTCGGTCCCCTCTCTCGAGTGGTTCGAGGAGCAGGACGAGGCCTACCGCGAGTCGGTCCTCCCGTCGTCCGTGACCGCTCGGGTATCGATCGAGGCCGGTCTGGCGTTGTCCTGGAGGCACATCGTCGGAGATGCCGGTCGCAGCGTGTCCATCGAGCACTTCGGCGCGTCGGCCGACTACAAGACGCTGTTCAAGAAGTTCGGCATGACGACGGAAGCAGCCGTCGCCGCCGCCAAGGAGTCGCTCGGTCACTGA
- the tal gene encoding transaldolase: MSDNPTTALSNAGVSIWLDDLSRQRIASGNLEQLIAEKNVVGVTTNPTIFAGALSQSESYAKQVAELAAQGTDVTDAVFEITTDDVRDAANIFSKVYESTAGFDGRVSIEVEPGLARDAAGTIAEAQRLWTKIDRPNVMIKIPATVEGLEAIAETIGAGISVNVTLIFSLERYREVINAYLTGLEKARAAGIDLSTIHSVASFFVSRVDTEIDKRLSAIGTDEAEALKSKAGVANARLAYQVYEQAFGSERAKVLTAAGANPQRPLWASTGVKDPNLSDTLYVTSLVAEGVVNTMPEKTLDATFDHGDVTGDTVTGEYENANAVLDALAGLGISYDEVTAQLEKEGLEKFEVSWNELLETVGSALESAK; encoded by the coding sequence ATGAGCGACAACCCCACTACAGCCCTCTCCAACGCCGGCGTCAGCATCTGGCTCGACGACCTCTCCCGTCAGCGCATCGCGTCGGGCAACCTCGAGCAGCTCATCGCCGAGAAGAATGTCGTCGGTGTCACGACCAACCCCACGATCTTCGCCGGCGCTCTCTCGCAGAGCGAGTCGTACGCCAAGCAGGTCGCCGAACTCGCCGCGCAGGGAACCGATGTGACCGACGCGGTCTTCGAGATCACGACGGACGACGTGCGTGACGCGGCGAACATCTTCTCGAAGGTCTACGAGTCGACAGCCGGATTCGACGGTCGCGTCTCGATCGAGGTCGAGCCGGGCCTCGCCCGCGACGCCGCCGGGACGATCGCCGAGGCGCAGCGCCTCTGGACGAAGATCGACCGCCCGAACGTCATGATCAAGATCCCGGCCACCGTCGAGGGCCTCGAAGCCATCGCGGAGACCATCGGTGCGGGGATCAGCGTCAACGTCACGCTCATCTTCAGCCTCGAGCGCTACCGCGAGGTCATCAACGCCTACCTCACGGGTCTCGAGAAGGCGCGAGCCGCCGGCATCGACCTGTCGACGATCCACTCGGTCGCGTCCTTCTTCGTGTCGCGCGTCGACACGGAGATCGACAAGCGACTGAGCGCGATCGGCACGGACGAGGCCGAGGCTCTCAAGAGCAAGGCCGGGGTCGCGAACGCGCGCCTCGCATACCAGGTCTACGAGCAGGCATTCGGATCGGAGCGGGCCAAGGTCCTCACCGCGGCGGGTGCCAACCCGCAGCGCCCCCTCTGGGCGTCGACCGGCGTGAAGGACCCGAACCTCTCCGACACCCTCTACGTCACGAGCCTCGTGGCCGAGGGAGTCGTCAACACGATGCCGGAGAAGACGCTCGACGCGACGTTCGACCACGGAGACGTGACGGGTGACACCGTGACCGGCGAGTACGAGAACGCGAACGCCGTCCTCGACGCCCTCGCCGGTCTCGGCATCTCCTACGACGAGGTCACGGCCCAGCTCGAGAAGGAGGGCCTCGAGAAGTTCGAGGTGTCCTGGAACGAACTGCTCGAGACCGTCGGATCCGCCCTGGAGAGCGCGAAGTGA